In a genomic window of Apteryx mantelli isolate bAptMan1 chromosome 2, bAptMan1.hap1, whole genome shotgun sequence:
- the MTPAP gene encoding LOW QUALITY PROTEIN: poly(A) RNA polymerase, mitochondrial (The sequence of the model RefSeq protein was modified relative to this genomic sequence to represent the inferred CDS: inserted 1 base in 1 codon): MAHRAGGRALALLQGRLRLPASAAAGGCPGRGQARLGSTGAAVQRAPQAAGAEEADAEVSTRRKTFAEVQTERLEQAERTILIKCPPKINEKKLLQYLSSHGKINSHFFFENRGIHALIEFSEKNSIASLQDVIGIPSATEHHVVPFKSRLFIFTLKNPVGQAAAETPIHLSPQSHIPVKDLIQKLCGAESISSQMYTLLNEYQLTEENIKLRFLACSLVRDFARAYFPDSVVKPFGSSVNTFGKLGCDVDMFLDFHKTGKHTTKMKKGPFEMEYQMKRLPSERLATQKILSVIGDCLDNFGPGCVSVQKILNARCPLVKFSHQPTGFQCDLSVSNSIAIKSSELLYIYGCLDSRVRALVFSIRCWARIHGLTNSVPGAWITNFSLTMMIMFFLQKRSPPIIPTLDQLRELADKEDQHIIGGYDCSFVSDFSKINPTKNTETLDVLLCDFFEYFGNFDFRKNSINLRKGKEVNKPESSPLYIWNPFEQDLNISKNVNQPQLEKFVALARESAWILQKEDKTLRMVNKEPWGLAALLIPFGKSNPNKIKNRMKGIGSETIKSLLDSLKLSNVNNXTKSSGKMTFGVETQ, encoded by the exons ATGGCGcaccgcgcgggcgggcgggcgctggcCCTGCTGCAGGGCCGCCTGCGCCTCCCCGCCtcggcggcggctggcggctgcCCGGGCCGTGGGCAGGCCCGGCTCGGCTCCACCGGCGCCGCGGTGCAGAGGGCGCCGCAGGCCGCCGGCGCTGAGGAGGCAG ATGCTGAGGTCAGTACCAGAAGGAAGACGTTCGCTGAGGTTCAAACAGAACGATTGGAGCAAGCAGAACGGACTATTTTAATCAAGTGTCCACCAAAAATTAATGAGAAAAAATTATTGCAGTATTTGTCCAGTCACGGAAAAATTAACAGTCACTTCTTTTTTGAAAATCGT ggTATCCATGCCTTAATAGAATTTTCTGAAAAGAACAGTATAGCCTCATTACAGGATGTTATTGGAATCCCAAGTGCTACAGAACATCATGTTGTTCCATTTAAATCTAGACTTTTTATTTTCACGCTGAAAAACCCAGTGGGTCAAGCTGCTGCTGAGACACCAATTCACCTCTCTCCTCAGTCTCACATTCCAGTGAAAGACCTTATTCAAAAGCTTTGTGGTGCTGAGAGT ATAAGTAGTCAGATGTACACTCTACTGAATGAGTATCAGCTTACAGAAGAAAATATCAAGCTCCGATTTTTGGCCTGTTCTCTGGTTCGGGATTTCGCACGTGCATATTTTCCAGACAGTGTGGTAAAGCCATTTGGCTCTTCAGTGAACACCTTTGGCAAATTGGGATGTGATGTGGACATGTTTCTGGACTTTCACAAAACAGGAAAGCACACTACAAAAATG AAAAAAGGTCCCTTTGAAATGGAGTATCAGATGAAAAGATTACCGTCTGAAAGATTAGCGACTCAGAAAATTCTGTCTGTGATTGGTGATTGCCTTGATAATTTTGGTCCTGGATGTGTGAGTGTACAGAAGATACTCAATGCTCGCTGCCCGCTGGTGAAATTTTCCCATCAGCCAACAGGATTTCAGTGTGATCTGTCAGTGAGCAACAG caTTGCTATAAAAAGTTCAGAACTCTTGTATATCTATGGTTGTCTTGATTCCCGTGTAAGAGCACTAGTGTTCAGTATACGATGTTGGGCCCGTATTCATGGACTTACAAATAGTGTTCCTGGTGCTTGGATTACAAACTTCTCTCTAACAATGATGATCATGTTTTTTCTGCAAAAGAGATCACCACCTATCATTCCAACACTAGACCAACTTAGAGAACTAGCAG ataaaGAAGACCAACACATAATTGGAGGTTATGATTGCTCATTTGTTAGTGATTTCAGCAAGATTAACCccacaaaaaatacagaaacacttg aTGTATTGCTGTGTGActtttttgaatattttggaAACTTTGATTTCAGAAAGAATTCCATAAATCTTCGAAAG GGAAAGGAAGTAAATAAACCTGAGTCGTCTCCTCTTTATATCTGGAATCCCTTTGAACAAGACCTTAATATCAGCAAGAATGTTAATCAGCCACAGCTGGAGAAATTTGTCGCTTTGGCCAGAGAAAGTGCCTGGATATTACAGAAGGAAGATAAAACTCTGCGAATGGTCAATAAAGAGCCTTGGGGACTGGCAGCCCTTCTGATACCATTTGGAAAAAGTAATCCCAACAAGATCAAGAATAGGATGAAGGGAATAGGAAGTGAAACAATCAAAAGCCTCTTGGACTCTTTAAAGTTAAGTAATGTGAACA CTACaaaaagcagtgggaaaatgactTTTGGTGTGGAAACACAGTAG